One Dermacentor andersoni chromosome 6, qqDerAnde1_hic_scaffold, whole genome shotgun sequence genomic window carries:
- the LOC126523001 gene encoding uncharacterized protein, whose amino-acid sequence MPRKGIRKANFVLPVEDRRPSRTLGKPKSRPSEYPSEWFAAHPGSKPIAHIKRCFASEEDLARAVSAGLAAGRLPVEYVVQFMHTEGAKIKDTLTVDWKSFGVTIGSAGETISPWDLLTITEELGQGDLVSAETPATPNDDRMPDRTRLFALVVCIYRLLVAKCHGGRRDYMKRLHDVNLQRILGRFDCSGRYLECAEKKFGQWIRDTSYLSLIAALDMFLHRFDRHDMAILRAGTHVSRYKHCTVLDDIKRLRKATDLQPSELFQWLFVKRAADETDGIFQEGQELYVEQSYAPYLSDLGLCR is encoded by the coding sequence ATGCCTCGGAAAGGTATCCGTAAAGCAAACTTCGTGTTGCCGGTGGAAGACAGACGGCCTTCGAGGACGCTCGGTAAGCCCAAATCCCGTCCTTCCGAATACCCGTCAGAATGGTTCGCGGCACATCCGGGATCGAAGCCAATCGCTCACATAAAGCGCTGCTTCGCTTCCGAAGAAGATCTCGCGAGAGCTGTGTCTGCGGGCCTGGCTGCCGGCCGCTTGCCCGTCGAGTACGTCGTCCAGTTCATGCACACGGAAGGAGCAAAGATCAAGGATACCCTAACGGTAGATTGGAAGTCGTTCGGTGTGACCATCGGCTCCGCTGGTGAAACGATATCTCCGTGGGACCTTTTGACTATCACAGAAGAGTTGGGACAGGGCGACCTCGTCAGCGCAGAAACGCCGGCCACGCCTAACGATGATCGCATGCCCGACCGCACTCGCCTCTTCGCTCTCGTGGTGTGCATCTACCGCCTTCTCGTAGCCAAGTGCCACGGGGGAAGGCGAGACTACATGAAGCGCTTGCACGACGTCAACCTACAACGGATCTTGGGAAGATTTGACTGCAGTGGTCGGTATTTGGAGTGCGCTGAGAAGAAATTCGGCCAATGGATTAGAGACACATCCTACCTGTCGTTAATCGCTGCCTTGGATATGTTCCTGCACCGCTTTGACCGTCACGATATGGCCATCCTGAGAGCCGGAACACACGTATCGAGATACAAGCACTGTACCGTCCTCGACGATATCAAGCGTCTGCGCAAGGCGACCGACCTGCAACCATCCGAGCTTTTCCAGTGGCTTTTTGTTAAACGGGCTGCGGATGAAACAGACGGGATTTTCCAGGAAGGTCAAGAGCTGTACGTTGAGCAGTCTTACGCACCTTACCTTAGCGACCTCGGCCTGTGTCGGTGA